One genomic region from Clostridium saccharobutylicum DSM 13864 encodes:
- a CDS encoding bacteriocin immunity protein, producing MNKKYYDLINELQKTLDDPKVKSNQELTDILTSYKDKLENGGEYKFVCTKLTGDIAAYVRHNHFKAPESVLKLYNDLANVASKYRGLCSFITWF from the coding sequence TTGAACAAAAAATATTATGATTTAATAAATGAATTACAAAAAACATTAGATGATCCGAAAGTTAAAAGTAATCAAGAATTAACTGATATTTTAACATCATATAAAGATAAATTAGAAAATGGAGGAGAGTATAAGTTTGTTTGTACAAAATTGACTGGTGATATCGCAGCATACGTGCGACATAATCATTTTAAAGCTCCAGAGTCAGTTTTAAAATTATATAATGATTTAGCAAATGTTGCATCTAAATACAGAGGATTATGTTCATTTATTACATGGTTCTAA
- a CDS encoding ketopantoate reductase family protein: protein MKEKKVCVVGLGGVGGYIGCMFAKHFDNVYFLARGKRLESIRENGLKLYSAAHGKMTVHPKMASDNAEEIGVMDYIFICVKQFSLEQVCAQISPMIDEHTIIIPLINGVGVSDKIRGLIDKGCVIDSLIYIVSGADEEFAIHHDSSYCNIHIGYGMNSEFDNSILSEVQKMLQSVGITCIIENDIQAAIWKKYILNCGYNIITAYYNATTSDIRKNEVAVKQLKLLYEEACSVARKLNVNIDDNLEEVHLNHMLYKQSDSSTSSLKRDIEAGRKNELDVFSGKLIELALSCNVKVPMTTFFYNELKKKSQI from the coding sequence ATGAAAGAGAAGAAAGTTTGTGTTGTTGGTTTAGGTGGAGTTGGAGGATATATTGGTTGCATGTTTGCTAAACATTTTGATAATGTATACTTTTTGGCAAGAGGCAAACGGTTGGAATCAATAAGGGAAAATGGATTAAAATTATATAGTGCTGCTCATGGGAAAATGACAGTGCATCCCAAAATGGCGAGTGATAATGCTGAGGAAATAGGTGTAATGGATTATATTTTCATTTGTGTAAAACAGTTTTCATTAGAGCAGGTTTGTGCTCAAATATCACCAATGATTGATGAACATACTATAATAATTCCGCTAATTAATGGTGTTGGTGTTTCGGATAAAATACGTGGATTGATTGATAAAGGCTGTGTTATTGACAGCTTGATTTATATTGTATCTGGGGCAGATGAAGAATTTGCTATACATCATGATAGCTCATATTGTAATATTCACATAGGTTATGGAATGAACAGTGAATTTGATAATAGTATATTATCTGAAGTTCAGAAAATGTTACAGAGTGTAGGTATCACATGCATAATAGAAAATGATATACAAGCTGCTATTTGGAAAAAGTATATATTGAATTGTGGATATAATATTATAACAGCTTATTATAATGCAACAACATCAGATATAAGAAAAAATGAAGTTGCTGTCAAGCAATTAAAATTGCTATATGAAGAAGCTTGTTCAGTGGCACGTAAGTTAAATGTAAACATTGATGATAACTTAGAAGAAGTACATTTGAATCATATGTTATACAAACAGTCTGACTCATCTACAAGTTCTTTAAAAAGAGACATTGAAGCAGGAAGAAAAAACGAATTAGATGTGTTTTCGGGAAAACTAATTGAGTTAGCATTAAGCTGTAATGTAAAAGTTCCTATGACTACTTTTTTTTATAATGAATTAAAAAAGAAGTCTCAAATTTAA
- a CDS encoding TraX family protein, with amino-acid sequence MNSSQLKILAIISMVLDHVSWILLPNIEIFHFIGKIAFPIFCFMIAEGYIKTRNKKKYLLRLLGIAVLSEIPFIMTFRLVFGPSWIALDTIFDLVLGLIAILSYDSCKFKGKFIIILILGALALLFQIDGDFFGVLVIYIFYKYHDNFKKQAKYYTLVSLIEILILPIYGIIESLIMNMPISEIIQTVSSTNYWLYFLIEITGLIVALIPLKFFNGEKGKNIKLFFYSFYPLHLITLYLIKVYLF; translated from the coding sequence ATGAATTCAAGTCAATTAAAAATCCTAGCAATTATATCAATGGTATTAGATCATGTATCATGGATACTACTTCCAAACATTGAGATATTTCATTTTATAGGAAAGATAGCATTTCCTATATTTTGTTTTATGATTGCAGAAGGTTATATAAAAACACGAAATAAAAAGAAGTATTTATTAAGGCTGCTTGGAATAGCAGTACTATCAGAAATCCCATTCATTATGACATTTAGATTAGTATTTGGTCCTAGCTGGATAGCACTTGATACTATCTTTGATTTAGTTTTAGGACTTATAGCTATATTGAGTTACGACTCATGTAAGTTTAAAGGAAAATTCATTATAATATTAATTTTAGGAGCATTAGCGCTATTATTTCAGATAGATGGAGATTTTTTCGGAGTTCTTGTTATTTATATTTTCTATAAGTATCATGATAACTTTAAAAAACAGGCAAAATATTATACACTTGTAAGTCTGATTGAAATTTTGATTTTACCGATATATGGAATCATAGAATCATTAATTATGAACATGCCCATAAGTGAAATTATCCAAACTGTAAGTAGCACTAACTATTGGCTATATTTTCTCATAGAAATAACAGGTTTAATAGTGGCTCTTATACCCTTGAAATTCTTTAATGGGGAAAAAGGAAAAAATATAAAACTTTTCTTTTATTCATTTTATCCACTTCATCTAATTACCTTATATCTTATAA
- the plsY gene encoding glycerol-3-phosphate 1-O-acyltransferase PlsY, with protein MIILITIIISFLCGSIPTGYLLTKKFCKIDIRTKGSGNIGSTNVKRIAGTKISIITQIIDILKGIVPVALGLYLIRTINLPISANAFIGIIAITVILGHNYTPFLKFNGGKGVNTTLGAFVLIAPIPTLTGVAVHFILRLFTSIVSIRSIAIGVTIPVMCIIMKSHVAIVISATVACILMIVRHKDNLIRIINNEEK; from the coding sequence ATGATTATTTTAATAACAATTATTATATCTTTTTTATGTGGTTCAATCCCAACAGGATACCTACTTACTAAAAAGTTTTGTAAAATTGATATAAGAACCAAAGGTAGTGGAAATATAGGCTCAACAAATGTTAAAAGAATTGCAGGAACTAAAATATCTATTATAACTCAGATAATTGACATTTTAAAAGGAATAGTTCCTGTAGCTTTAGGACTGTATTTGATCAGAACAATAAACTTACCAATATCAGCTAATGCTTTCATTGGTATAATTGCAATAACAGTAATTTTAGGACATAACTACACTCCATTTCTTAAATTTAATGGAGGTAAAGGAGTAAATACAACCCTTGGTGCCTTTGTTTTGATTGCACCCATTCCAACATTAACTGGAGTTGCAGTTCACTTTATATTGCGTTTATTTACAAGTATAGTTTCTATTAGATCAATTGCAATAGGTGTAACAATACCTGTTATGTGTATTATTATGAAATCTCACGTTGCAATAGTTATTTCCGCTACAGTAGCCTGCATTTTGATGATAGTTAGGCATAAAGATAACTTAATAAGGATTATAAATAACGAAGAAAAATAA